CTGGCCTTCGTAGTGATCCAGATCATTTGGCTTGCCGTCCGTCAAGACGATCAGCAACTTGCGCGCGCTCGGCTCTTCGGCCAGCTGTGCGCTGACATGGCGGATCGCGGCGCCAAGGCGGGTATAATGGCCGGGTTTGAGCGCTCCGATATTCGCGGTGATCTCGCCGGACATGGGCGTATCGAAGTCCTTGCAGCGGGTCAGGAACACGCGGTCGCGCCGCAGCGAGGAAAAGCCCCAGATGCCCAGCCGGTCTCCGGCGGCGTCGATACCGCCAGCCAGCGCGGCCATCGCTTCGCGCGCCACCTCGATCACCGATGTGTCGCCAATGGCGGCCTCGGTCGAGCGCGAGGTGTCGATCAGGAACGCGACCGACAGATCACGCTCGGTCTGACGCGCGGATTGCCAGATCCGGTCCGACCCGCGCCCCGTCGCCTTCAGATCGGCGCGCGCAGTCAGCAGCGCGTCGAGGTCCAGCTCGGAGCCGTCCACCTGGCGCGGTTGCAGGATGCGGCGCGGGCGCAGCGCATCGAACTGGCGCCGCACTTCGCGCATCCGGCGCTCGTCAGGTTGAAAACGCGTATCGCCGGGCTGCGCGGGCGCGTCCAGAACGCGGCAATGCGCGTCCATGTAGCTGCGGCTGCGGTGGTTCCACTCGGGGTAGGTGTGAATGCCCGCCAGCGCCTCGTGATCGGCATCGGCGGGCGACAGGTCCAGATGCAGACGCAGGCGCGTTGCGGCCTTGCGGTCCTGCTTGGACAGGACGATCTCGTCCTGATCATCCGCCGCCTTCTGAGCATTCTCATCATCGTCGTCATCGACGCTGCGGTTGATGTTCATCGATTCGACCCAGGACAGGATCGACTCGAACCGGTGCATGATAAAGCTGTCTTTGCGGTTTTGCTGCTCCTGATCCTTGCGCAAACCCAGCTTGCGGTTGGTCAGGGCGGCGTTCGGCGGCGGTGCGGCCGGATCGGCCTGCTCGTCCCCTGCAGCCGCGCCCTGCCCCGGCGCGGCAAAGCGCAGCCAGATGGGAACAGGTGCCGTGGGCATATAGCCGCGCGGCGCTGGCGCGCTGGCCAGAACGGGCGCGCCACCACACAGCTGATCGCGGATGGCAGCTTCCATTGCCGCCTCCTGCGCGGGGCGCAGGAGATCGGGGCGCGCCGCGACGCAATGCCGTGCCATCTGCGCGTAGGGCTGCCGCAATCCGGGGCAGGCGGCATAGGCCGCATCTGACGCGGCGGCGTTGGCGCGGATCTGGGCGCAATCCTGCGCCGGGCCTTCGCCCGACAGATCAAGCCGGGACACATCCATCAGCGCTGCCAGCGCCGTCAGCCAGAAATAGGCGGCACGGTTCAGCGCCGCATCTGGAAAAGCGGCAATGAAGGGCGGCAGCGACAGCCGCTCGCCATCATATGCGGCGACCCATTCACGATCTTGATCCGCGCCCAGCTTGCGGCGCAGGGGCTGGCGATGCTTTACCACCGTCGCCGCTGCCTCATTCAGCTCGGTGCCCGGCGCGCCGCCGAGCGAGCGAAAGAGCACCGCCAGGCTTGGCCGGACCGAGGCCAGCGTGACGCTCGCCTCGGGAAAGGTGACACCGGCGCCGATTCCGTTGGCCATGTCGTGCCACAGATTGCCAACGGTCTCTTCCGGCTCCATCAGATCAAGAAGGTGCATGGGATCTATCCGTATATGGTCGAGACAAGGTCGCGCAGCGCCTGCTGCGTGTCAGACTCATCACTCAGCGGTTCGATCACGGCAGCCTCCAGCGCCTGATCGACGCCCATGCCGGATGCCATCAAGGTCGCGGCATAGATCAGAAGACGGGTCGATACGCCCTCTTCCAGATCCATGCCCGAGAGGCGCCGGATATGGCCCGCCAAGCGCACCAGAGGCGCAACGCGGCCCGGCTCCAGCCCGCTTTCAGCGGCGACGACGGCGATCTCGGTCTCGGCCTGGGGGAAGTCGAAGCTGATCGACAGGAACCGCTGGCGCGTCGACGGTTTCAGCCGTTTCAGCACGTTCTGGTAGCCGGGATTATAGCTGGCCACCAGCATGAAGCCCTTGGGCGCGACCAGCTCTTCGCCGGTGCGGTCGATCATCAGGGTGCGGCGCGTGTCGGTCAGCGGGTGCAGCACCACGGTGACGTCCTTGCGCGCCTCGACCACTTCGTCGAGATAGCAGATGCCGCCCTCGCGTACCGCGCAGGTCAGCGGGCCGTCGACCCAGACCGTCTCGCCGCCCTTGAGCAGGTAGCGCCCGATCAGGTCGGCCGCCGACAGATCGTCATGGCAGGCGACGGTGTAGAGAGACTTGCCCATCTTGGCGGCCATATGCTCGACAAAGCGGGTTTTGCCGCAGCCGGTAGGCCCCTTCAAAAGAAGGGGCAAACCGTTTTCATAAGCTGTCTCGAAGAGGTCGCATTCGCGGCCCGTCGCCTTGTAGAAAGGCAGCTTTGGTGTGGTTGCGATATTCATGGGTTACTCTCCAGGAACTGGGTTGGCGGGACCGGGCTCGATGATCTCGCGTTTGCGCACCACCAACATCGAGTAGATGTAGAGGAGTGCACCGATCACGACCGCGGCCCCCGCGCCGAAGCGCATCATGTAGAAGATGGCCAGATCGTCCTGCACCGTCATGTAGTAGTCACCGATGACGCGCTGCATATGCGTCTGGATGGTGCCTGCGAAGGTCAGCACGAAGGTCATGAACGCCATGCCGCCTGTCATCAGCCAGAAGGAGGCCATGTTGAGCACCTGGTTGTAAGGCGCGCGGTTCTTCAGCATCGGGAAGGCATAGGTGAACATCGCAAGGTTGAGGGCCACGTAAGCGCCGTAGAACGACAGGTGCCCGTGGGCTGCGGTGATCTGCGTGCCGTGGCTGTAGAAGTTCACCCCGTGCAGCGTGTGCAGGAAGCCCCAGACACCCGCGCCGAAGAAGGCGACGGTGGAGGATCCGAGCGACCACAGGAGCGCCGCCTTGTTCGGGTGGTTCTTGCGGCCCTTCCAGACCATGACAAAGGCGAATGTCATCATCAGGAAGAAGGGGATCACCTCGAAGGTAGAGAAGATGCTGCCAACCCACTGCCAGTAACCCGGCAGACCGATCCAGTAGAAGTGGTGGCCAGTACCGAGGATGCCGCTGAAAAGCGCGGTGGCGACGATGACATAAAGCCACTTCTCCACCACTTCGCGGTCAACGCCCGTCAGCTTGAGCAAGAGGAACGCGAGGATCGACGCCATGACCAGCTCCCAGGTCGCTTCGACCCAGAGATGGACGACGAACCACCAGTACATCTTGTCTAGGCTGAGGTTGTCGGGGTTGATGAAGGCAAAGATCCAAAGCAGCGACAAAAGCCACAGACCCATGAGCAGCACGTTGGTGATCGCCGTCTTCTTGCCCGCCAGCACCGTCATCGAGATGTTGAAGAGGAAGATCAGGGCCGCGACGAGGATGCCGAACTTGACCCAGAGCGGTTGCTCGAGAAATTCGCGTCCGCCATGGATGCCGACAAGATAGCTGCCCACCGCGCCCAGCGTGCCGACCAGAAGGATGATCAGCTGAACATAGGCCAGCATGGGCGAGTAGATCTCGCGCTCGCTCTCCTCGGGGATGAGGAAATAGGCCGCGCCGAAAAAGCCCAGCAGCAGCCAGACGATAAGGGCGTTCGTGTGGATCATGCGGATCACGTTGAACGGCAGGATCTCGGACAGGAAGTTGGGCGAGACATAAATCCACCCGGCGACAAGCCCGCCGGTGACCTGGATGCCAAAGAGGGCGATGGCTGCCAGGAAGTACCAGTAGGCGACTTTTTGAGATTGATATTTCATTGGGGTATCCTTTCCTGCGCCTTAGCCGGCGTCGTTGGGCGGCCAGCCCTGCGTGTCAGTCTGATCGGCCCAGCGCAGAAACTCGGCCAGCCCGCGGATCTCTTCGTCAGTGAAGATGTATTCGGGCATCTGGCGGCGCCCTTCGATGCCGCTGGGCTGCGCCTCGATCCAGCCCTTGAGCGTCTCGAAAGCGCCCTCGGGATCATCCATCACGCCCCAACGTGTCATTACGTTGCCGACTTCGGGCGCGAAATACGCGCCTTCGCCGTGCAGGCTGTGACAGTTGATGCAGGATTCGCGCTCCCAGACATGCTTGCCGCGAATGACGTCTTCGGACAGCTCCATGCCTGCGGTCGAGACCTCGACCACGTATTTATGTGAATGGACGGTCATCGCTATGAAAACCACGACAAAAAATATCGAGCCTCCATAAAAGATGTTTCGCGCCCGCGATTTGGTCAGAATTTCGGCCATGCTGCGGCTCCTTGGATTCGGGATACTCCCAGTCCTAGACGCAGTTCCCGTCCAAGAGTTTGCGCTGGAACAAAGTTTGGCGCAGTCGGGCGTCTAATCTGTCTCGATGGAGGGCTGCACCATGCCGAAACCGAGACTGGATGATCCGGATTTGCCGCTTGCGGATATGATGCGGCTCTGGCCGCAAACCGTGCCCGTGTTCATCCGGCACGGCATGCTGTGCGTCGGGTGCCTGATCGGGCCGTTTCATACAATTGTCGATGCCTGCGCCGAATACGATCTGGACGAAGCGAGCTTTCTGTCGGAGCTGCAGGACGCGATATCGGACTGATGCGGGCGGGCTAGCCCTGGCTCAGCACGACCAGCGCATGGGGGTCGGTCACGGTGATCCGCTTGCGTTTGCTTGCGACCAGGCCACGTTTTTCCCAGGCGCTTAGCAAGCGACTGACAGTGTGCAGCGTGGTGGCCGTCAATTCGGACAGATCCTGCCGCGTGATGGGAAAATCAATCTCGATCCCGCCAGGCACCTTGCGGCCAGTCTGACTGATCAGACGCAAAATGGCATTGGCCACGCGCTGCTCGACCTGCTGCGTTGCCAATTCGACAATACGGGTATTCATCTCGCCCACCCGGTGGCCCAGCGTCTTGTAGGTTTCGGTGGCAAAGCCGTCATAATCCTGAATGAAGCTATCCCACAGGCGCATCGGCCAGCTGAGCACGATCGATTCGGTCGCCGTGATCGCAGTCGCGGGATAGGTCACGCGGCCAAGAACCTTGGCCATTCCCAAAAGCTGCCCCGCAGGAATATGCAAGGCTGTGACCTGCTCGCCCGTCGGTGTGATCCGCACCACGCGCACATAGCCATCCAGCAGCATGAAAAATCGGTCGGCCGGCGCCCCTTCATCAAAGATCGAAACGCCCGCGTTATACCGGCGCGACGTTGCCTGATCGAGAATCGCGCGAATCTGTTGCCGATCCAGCCGCGAGAAGGGCGGCAGGTGCGTCAACAGGCTCTCATCCAACCGGGAAAGCACTTTATTCTGGGGCGTCGCGTCCATGCGCCCCTCATGCCACAGATTCCGCAGGTGACGCCACATCGAAACGCGGATTGGTGCCGGCGCGGTTTTGCACAACGTCGCGAAACTTTGCGCCAGCGCAAAAACTGATTGGCGAAACTTGCGTAGACACCGGGTCAGAAGACAACGCGATCAGAAAGGAAATCACATGATCCGCACGCTCCTCACATCCGCCGCCCTCGTCGCCATGATTGGCGGCCCCGCGCTGGCCGAGACTTTCGAAGTCAAGATGCTCAACAAGGGTTCTGACGGCGATCGCATGGTGTTCGAGCCCGCCTTCGTCCAGGCCCAGCCGGGCGATACGATCCGGTTCCTGGCCACGGACAAAGGCCATAACGCCGAGGTCAACGAAGACATGATCCCCGACGGCGCCGAGCCCTTCGCAGGCAAGATCAACGAGGAAATCGAAGTCACACTGGACGTTGAAGGCGTCTATGGCGTGATCTGCAAACCGCATTACGCGATGGGCATGGTGATGACGATCGCAGTGGGCGATGTCGATGCGCCCGAAGACTTCTTTGAGGGGCGCATCCCGCGCAAAGCCCAGGAACGCTTCGAAGCTCAACTCGAAAATCTTTGATTACCTACCGGCGCGCGGGCCACGCGGCCCCGCGCCACCAGCCACTCCAAAGGAGAAAGCTATGACCAAATTCATTAATCCGGGCCTCATGAAGACCAGCCGCCGCAACGTATTGCGCGGCAGCGTTCTGGCAGGTGCCGCCGCCATGACCGGCGCCGGTGCATTGGCGGCTCCGCGCCGCCAGAAACTGCACAAGGCAGACGCTGCATCGGCCAAGATCTACAAGGCAGCAGCCGAGCAGAAGGCAGAAAGCACTGCCAAGCCGGCCGACCTTTCGGGCTATACCCGCGTCAAGCAGGAGCTTGTCGCACCTCCCTTTGCGCCCGAGCATGAGCAAGTGGCGACAGGCGGCCCCAAGATCGTCGAAGTCGAGCTGGTCACAACCGAACGCATGATGATCGTCGACGAGGATACCGGCGCCTCCATCTGGGCGCTGACCTATAACGGCTCGGTCCCCGGTCCGCTGATCATCGTCCACGAAGGCGACATCGTCGAAATGACGATCCGCAACCCCGTGGACAGCGCGATGGAGCACAACGTCGACTTTCACGCATCGACCGGCGCATTGGGTGGCGGTGGCCTGACCCACGTCTATCCCGGCGAAGAGGCCGTGCTGCGCTGGAAGGCGACCAAGCCGGGCTGCTTCACCTATCACTGCGCCCCTGGCGGTGCGATGATCCCCTATCACGTCTGCCACGGCATGAACGGCGCCGTCATGGTGCTGCCGCGGGACGGGCTGAAGGACAAGGATGGCAATCAGCTAAAATACGACAAGATCGCTTATATGGGCGAGCAGGACTACTATCTGCCCAAAGACGAAAACGGCGATTTCAAATTCTATGACACCGCCGGCGACGATTACGCGGACAGCCTTGAGGCGATGGCGACGCTGACCCCAACGCACCAGGTGTTCAACGGAGCCGTTGGCGCCCTGACCGGCCAAGGCGCGCTGAAGTTCAACGTGGGCGAGACCGTGCTGATGGTGCACAACTCTTGCAACGTGGACAGCCGTCCGCACCTTATCGGCGGTCATGGCGACTATGTCTGGGAAACCTCCTTCGACGTCGCGCCGCTGACCTCGATGGAGACATGGTTCGTGCGTGGCGGAAGCGCGGCGGCGGCGATGTATACCTTCGAGCAGCCGGGCGTCTATGCCTACGTCAACCACAACCTGATCATCGCCGCACTCAAGGGTGCAACCGCGCATTTCGTGGTCGAGGGTGAGTGGGACAACAACCTGATGGAACAGGTCGTCGCACCGCGCCCCTTCGAAGCCTGATCAACCTCTGGAAAGGTAACACATCATGTCCGCCGTCAAGAGCCTGGGAAATGCCAAGACGCCTCTTCGTCTGGTGCTCATCGGCCTCTTGGCGGCGGCTACCCTCGGGGGCGTGCTAAGCCAGCGCGCCCCCGATCCCTCAATCATGCCCAGCATGGCAGAGCGTCCCGTCACCCTGCCAAACGGCAACGCAATCTACGTGCAACGCCATGAGGTTTCGGTCGCCGAGTGGAACACCTGCAATGCCGATGGGGCCTGCACGTTGAAATTGCGGGTCCGGCCCGATCAGGATGCCGCGCTGACCCCTGCGACTGGCCTCAGCTATGTTGACGTTCAGGAATACCTCACCTGGATCAACGCGAAATCGGGCCACAGTTTTCGTCTGCCCACCGCCTCGGAGTGGGAGCACATGGCCGCGTCGGTCCTCAATCACGGGGCCGAGCCGCTCTTTACCGATCCGTCCCTGACTTGGGCGTCCACCTACCTCGTCGAGGGCATCACGCCGCGCGCCCTGAAACCGCAGGGCAGCTTTTCCACCTCGCCCGAAGGCATCGCCGATCTCGACGGCAGTGTCTGGGAATGGACCCAGGACTGCTACGCTGGCGTGTCGGAAGGCGTCGACCCGGCCCGCTGCCCGGCCTTCTTTGTCGGAGGAGAGCATGTCGCGGCCATGTCCTACCTGATCCGCGACCCTGCCCGCGGTGGCTGCGCCGTCGGGTCGCCCCCGGCACATCTTGGAATGCGCCTCGTCAGCGACGAAGCCGTTTGAGCGTCGCAGGCAGCGTTTCAATGCGCGCCTTGGCAAACCAAAGCATCTGACGCATCGGGATAACCCGATCGAACTGGCGCGCCAGATGCCATGAAGCAGCCTCGATGCCTTCATTCGTCCGCCTTGCGATCGAACCCGCGATCTGCGCGGCCGCCAAGCGGTTCGACATCGACAAGCCACCGCTTGCATTGCACCATGACAGAAAATGTCGCACGGCATCCCGGCCTGCTCGCAGGTCGGTCCACAGCTGCTGCATCGTTCCTGAATCCGCACAACTGAAAAAGCCATGCGTCATGCCAAGCACACCCCTTCAGTCTTACATGATTTGCACCGCCCCGCGCAGTGGAAGCACTCTGCTATGCCGTTTGCTTGCGGCAACAAAAATCGCGGGCAATCCCGACTCGCACTTTCACTCGCCATCGCTTGACGATTGGCTGGATGACTACGGCCTGAAGCGGGCCGATTACGCTGATACGGAAGACTGCCTTCGCGCTCTAATCAACAGCGCCATCGCGCGAGGCAAAGGCGGCACGGATATCTTCGGCTTGCGGTTGCAGCGCCCCAGCTTTGACTACGTCATGCAGCAACTGGGACGACTCTTGCCCGGCCAGATGCGTGACGCGCGCCGCATCGAACAAGCCTTTGGCGCGACTTTGTACATTCACCTGACACGCTCCGACCGCTTGGGCCAGGCAATCTCGTATGTGCGGGCCGAACAGACGGGCCTTTGGCATCGCAATGCCGATGGCACAGAGCTGGAACGCCTCGCCCCTGCGCAGGACGCGCGGTACGACGCGGCCGCCATCAGGGGACAAATGGCTGCGCTCACTGCTCTGGACGCAGCTTGGGAGCGATGGTTCGAGCGCGAAGGAATAAGGCCTTTGCGTCTTACATATGACGCCCTTTCCGAACAACCTCAACGGATCCTCGCCGAGGTGCTTGCTGCGCTGTACCTTGATCCAGGCCACGCCCGGTCCGTCGAACCGCCGACGGCAAAGCTTGCTGATGATGTGAGCCGCGCATGGCGTGATCGGTTCGAAAGCGAGAGTTGATCAAAGCCTATGCTGGCTGCCGGCGCGTTTTAGGCAGCCAGAAAGGCTCCCGCCTTTAAAGCGCTCGAGATGCTGAGAGATGATCGGCGGATCAGGCATTGCTGAAAAAATCCGCAACCGCCCGCTTACAGATATCCTCTCGCGGCGGCCCCGCGCAACGCACTCGGCAAAGCGCGAAATGCGCCGCTTCAGGTGATCATCTCCAGCCGCTCTTTGCTCAGATCACCCGGAACAATCGTAATCGGGATCGGCAGGCTCCCCGCGCTGCGGCTGAGCTGACTGACCAGCGGGCCCGGCCCTTTGCCATCCGCCGACGCGCCCAGCACCAGAACACCCACCTCGGGATCCTCGGATATCTGCGCGATAATTTCGGCCACAGGCTCGCCTTCGCGGATAATCAACTCGGGGTTCACCCCTTGCTTGTCGCGCATCCATTTGGCGAACACCTCGAAATGCGCCTCGATGCGCTCGCGCTGCTCTTCGCGCATGATGTCGCCAACGCCGATCCAATGGTTGAATTCTTCGGGCGGGATGACTGACAGAACCTTGACGCCGCCTTGGGTATGCGCCGCCCGCATCGCGGCAAAACGCATGGCATTCAGGCATTCGCGGCTGTCGTCGAGGACGACCATGAACTTGCGCATTCTACTCTCCAGATGGGGCCGGGCGATCATGCCACCGGCCCCGCCCTGGTGCAAGATCAGGCGATCAGGCCGCGCCCGCGGAGCAGCGCCTCCGGCCCGGGCATCTTGCCCCGGAATGCCAGATAAAGCGTTTCCCCATCGGCAGATCCGCCGCGCGAGAGGATGTTGTTTTCCAGCGATTGCGCCCGTTCAACATCGAAGGCGCCTCCGGCCTCGGTGAACGACTGAAAGGCGTCAGCGTCCATCACCTCGGACCACATGTAGCTGTAATATCCCGAACTGTAGCCGTCCCCGGCAAAGACATGCGCGAATTGCGGTGTCGCGTGGCGCATGGTGATCGCGTCCGGCATGCCCAGCTCGGCCAGCACTTCGGTCTGCCGCGCCATCGCGTACTTGGGCGCCGCGCCCTCGTGAAACGCCAGATCGACAAGGGCTGAGGCGACGTATTCGACTGTCTGAAACCCCATGTCATAGGTCGCGGCATCCAGCACCTTTTGCAGTAGATCCCGCGGCATCGGCGCGCCCGTCTCGGCATGGGTGGCAAACTCGCCCAGCACTTCGGGCACTTCCAGCCAGTGCTCATAGAGCTGGCTGGGCAACTCCACAAAATCGCGCGCGACGGAGGTGCCGCTGACGCTCTCGTAGGTCACGTCTGACAGCATCTGGTGCAGCGCATGACCGAACTCGTGAAAAAGCGTGCGTGCGTCATCGTAGCTGAGCAGCGCGGGATCGCCCTTGGCGAAGTTGCAGACGTTGATCACGACCGGGCCCTGCCGCTCAGGGAATTTTGCCTGTCCGCGCATGGCGCTGCACCACGCGCCCGAGCGTTTGGAGCCGCGCGCGAAATAGTCGCCGATGAAGACCGCCACATGCGCGCCGTTCCGCGTCACCTCCCACGCCCGGCAATCGGGGTGATAGAGCGGCACATCGACCGGCTTGAACTCCAGCCCGAAAAGGCGATGCGCGCAGGCAAAGGCCGCTTCGATCATGCGGTCGAGTTGCAGATATGGCTTCAGCTCGGCCTCATCCAGATCATGCTCGGCCTGCCGCCGCTTTTCCGAATAGTAACGCCAATCCCACGGCGCCAGATCGGCGTTGATGCCGTCCTCATGCATCATCGCGGTCAGCACCTCGGCATCGCGCAGCGCCTGCGCCTTGGCGGGCTCCCAGACCTGCATCAGCAAATCACGCGCGGCGGCAGGCGTGCCTGCCATCTCGGTCTCCAGCTTGAAGGCGGCGAAACTGTCATAGCCGAGGAGCCTCGCACGCTCCTCGCGCAGGGCCAGCGTCTCGTTCGCGATCTCGCGATTATCCGTCTCGCCGCCGCTCGCACCGCGTGCGCTCCAAGCGGCAAAGGCCCGCTCGCGCAGATCGCGGCGGGGCGAGAATTGCAGGAAGGGCACGATCAGCGAGCGCGACAGGGTGATGATAGGCGCTTCCAGCCCCTTTTCCTTGCCCGCATCGCGCGCGCTGCGCTTCAGGAACTCCGGCAGGCCGGTCAGCGCGTCCTCGTCCAACTCCATGTGCCAGCCCGCCTCATCGGCCAGCAGGTTCTGGGTGAACTGCGTCCCCAGCTCCGCAAGCCGCGCCATGATGGCCTGCATCCGCGCCTCCTCGGCCCCGGTCAGCGCCGCGCCGCGCCGGCGAAAGCCGCGATGCGTCAGCATCAGGACGCGCGCCTGCTCATCCGTCAGGTCCAGCCCATCCCGCGCCTCCCACAGCGCCTCGATCCGCGCGAAAAGCGGCTTTTGCGCATAGATCCACGACGAATAGGCCGCCAGCTTGGGCGCGAAATCGCGCTGGAGCGCCTGACGCGCGGGATTACTGTCGGCGCCTGCGACGGTGTAGAAAACGCTCAGCACCTGGTTCAGCGCCTTGCCCGATGCTTCAAGCGCCTCGACCGTGTTGGCAAAACTCGGCGTTTCGGGGTTCTCGGAAATCGCCATTATTTCCGCCCGCGCCAGCGTCAGCGCCGTTTCCAGCGCGGGGGCGAAATCGGCATCCTCGATCCGGTCGAACGGGGCGATCGTGTAGGGCGTGTCCCAGTGGCCCAGAAGCGGGTTCGTCATGTGTCCTCCTTGGCGCCGCAAACCGCGCAATCGCGGCGGCGCTCCGTCTTGATCCGGCGCGCGTCCGAATAGAGCGCGTCGTAGATGAAAAGAGTTCCGCGCAGCGGCGCGCCCGCTCCGGTGATCAGCTTGACCGCCTCGCCCGCCATCATCGAACCGATGACGCCGGGCAGCGGCCCAATCACGCC
This portion of the Roseovarius nanhaiticus genome encodes:
- a CDS encoding M3 family metallopeptidase, with product MTNPLLGHWDTPYTIAPFDRIEDADFAPALETALTLARAEIMAISENPETPSFANTVEALEASGKALNQVLSVFYTVAGADSNPARQALQRDFAPKLAAYSSWIYAQKPLFARIEALWEARDGLDLTDEQARVLMLTHRGFRRRGAALTGAEEARMQAIMARLAELGTQFTQNLLADEAGWHMELDEDALTGLPEFLKRSARDAGKEKGLEAPIITLSRSLIVPFLQFSPRRDLRERAFAAWSARGASGGETDNREIANETLALREERARLLGYDSFAAFKLETEMAGTPAAARDLLMQVWEPAKAQALRDAEVLTAMMHEDGINADLAPWDWRYYSEKRRQAEHDLDEAELKPYLQLDRMIEAAFACAHRLFGLEFKPVDVPLYHPDCRAWEVTRNGAHVAVFIGDYFARGSKRSGAWCSAMRGQAKFPERQGPVVINVCNFAKGDPALLSYDDARTLFHEFGHALHQMLSDVTYESVSGTSVARDFVELPSQLYEHWLEVPEVLGEFATHAETGAPMPRDLLQKVLDAATYDMGFQTVEYVASALVDLAFHEGAAPKYAMARQTEVLAELGMPDAITMRHATPQFAHVFAGDGYSSGYYSYMWSEVMDADAFQSFTEAGGAFDVERAQSLENNILSRGGSADGETLYLAFRGKMPGPEALLRGRGLIA